From Choloepus didactylus isolate mChoDid1 chromosome 19, mChoDid1.pri, whole genome shotgun sequence, one genomic window encodes:
- the LOC119515197 gene encoding charged multivesicular body protein 1b-like, which yields MSNMEKHLFNLKFAAKELSRSAKKCDKEEKAEKAKIKKAIQKGNMEVARIRAENAIRQKNQAVNFLRTSARVDAVAARVQTAVTMGEVTKSMAGVVKSMDAPLKTMNLEKLSALMDKFEHQFETLDVQAQQMEDTMSSTTTLATPQGQVDMLLQGMADEAGLDLNMELPQGQTGSVGTSVASAEQDELSQRLARLRDQV from the coding sequence ATGTCCAACATGGAAAAACACCTGTTCAACCTGAAGTTCGCGGCCAAAGAGCTGAGCAGGAGTGCCAAGAAATGCGACAAAGAGGAAAAGGCCGAAAAGGCCAAGATTAAAAAGGCCATTCAGAAAGGCAACATGGAAGTGGCAAGGATACGCGCGGAAAACGCCATCCGCCAGAAGAACCAGGCGGTGAATTTCCTGAGGACGAGTGCGCGGGTGGACGCGGTGGCCGCCCGAGTCCAGACGGCGGTGACGATGGGCGAGGTGACCAAGTCCATGGCCGGCGTGGTCAAGTCGATGGACGCGCCGTTGAAGACCATGAACCTGGAGAAGCTCTCCGCCCTGATGGACAAATTCGAGCACCAGTTTGAGACGCTGGACGTGCAGGCGCAGCAGATGGAAGACACGATGAGCAGCACGACGACGCTGGCCACTCCCCAGGGCCAAGTGGATATGCTGCTCCAGGGAATGGCAGACGAGGCCGGCCTCGACCTCAACATGGAGCTGCCGCAGGGGCAGACCGGCTCGGTGGGCACGAGCGTGGCCTCGGCCGAGCAGGATGAGCTGTCGCAGAGACTCGCCCGCCTGCGGGATCAAGTGTGA